One part of the Anaeromyxobacter sp. Fw109-5 genome encodes these proteins:
- a CDS encoding oligosaccharide flippase family protein, which yields MRRLATDAFWSLLGSVLARLLALVASIAVARRLGATAFGEFNLVQTTAGMLMALGGFGLNTTATKYLAGNYRADPEAAGRVVALSGMVAAFVGGGTGVLLAASAGWVAESVLGAPQLSTALRVGSVLLLFGPVNGTQLGTLMGLQRFRTIGLVTTVTSALSIPLLIGGALLGGTLGCVIGLVASSAVTTGLYAVAVRRATRACGLRPVYRQALREWRILFSYSIPTTLGNVLLAPATWATSAVVANQPGGVRELGLFAAANQWRNAIVLVATSVGAVMFPLFAHLHDSGRTRSFARAFWASVVLTALASVAAAGGLAVSAPWIMRAYGAEFRDAVDVMVLLLVAGALAAPLSIVGHAIAGAGRMWLSFALNAAWAIVLVAAAYGLRSRGAFGLSVAYAAAYAVHLGAALACARGVLNGTRAPAMATVALDG from the coding sequence GTGCGCCGTCTCGCGACCGACGCCTTCTGGAGCCTGCTCGGGTCCGTGCTGGCGCGGCTGCTGGCGTTGGTGGCGTCCATCGCCGTCGCACGTCGACTCGGCGCGACGGCGTTCGGGGAGTTCAACCTCGTCCAGACGACCGCCGGAATGCTGATGGCGCTCGGCGGATTCGGCCTCAACACCACCGCCACGAAGTATCTGGCCGGAAACTACCGCGCCGATCCGGAGGCGGCCGGCAGGGTCGTTGCGCTCTCGGGAATGGTGGCCGCGTTCGTCGGCGGAGGGACGGGCGTGCTGCTGGCGGCCTCGGCCGGATGGGTCGCCGAGAGCGTGCTGGGCGCGCCTCAGCTATCGACGGCGCTGCGCGTAGGATCGGTGCTTCTGCTGTTCGGGCCCGTCAACGGAACGCAGCTCGGAACGCTCATGGGGCTCCAGCGGTTCCGGACCATCGGGCTGGTCACGACGGTGACCTCGGCCCTGAGCATCCCGCTCCTCATCGGGGGAGCGCTCCTCGGCGGGACGCTCGGCTGCGTGATCGGGCTGGTCGCGAGCTCAGCCGTGACGACCGGCCTGTACGCGGTCGCGGTTCGCCGCGCGACGCGCGCCTGCGGGTTGCGCCCGGTCTACCGGCAGGCGCTCCGCGAATGGCGCATCCTCTTCAGCTACAGCATTCCGACGACCCTCGGGAACGTCCTCCTCGCGCCCGCCACGTGGGCCACCTCGGCCGTCGTCGCCAACCAGCCGGGCGGCGTTCGCGAGCTCGGCCTCTTCGCGGCCGCGAACCAGTGGCGCAACGCGATCGTCCTCGTCGCCACCTCGGTCGGAGCGGTGATGTTTCCGCTGTTCGCGCACCTGCACGACAGTGGGCGCACTCGATCCTTCGCGCGGGCGTTCTGGGCGAGCGTCGTCCTGACGGCGCTCGCCTCCGTCGCGGCGGCGGGTGGGCTCGCGGTCAGCGCCCCCTGGATCATGCGCGCGTACGGCGCCGAGTTTCGCGACGCGGTCGACGTGATGGTGCTGCTCCTCGTGGCGGGAGCCCTCGCCGCACCGCTCAGCATCGTCGGGCACGCGATCGCCGGGGCGGGCCGGATGTGGCTCAGCTTCGCCCTGAACGCCGCCTGGGCGATCGTCCTGGTCGCGGCGGCCTACGGCTTGCGTTCGCGCGGTGCCTTCGGCCTCTCCGTCGCGTATGCGGCGGCGTACGCGGTCCACCTCGGTGCGGCGCTTGCGTGCGCACGCGGCGTGCTGAACGGCACGCGTGCTCCGGCCATGGCGACGGTCGCCCTGGACGGGTGA
- a CDS encoding right-handed parallel beta-helix repeat-containing protein, protein MKNSIRGVVASAIAALIVTAGCSDSSLVDPSTVQFGADTLPDPSRGALAVTPADVEVVPGGTLAFSASSAATWSVAEPEGGTIDERGSYTAPQAEGTYQVVATSRDGVGQAIASVRVTQGARPTSPPADGTTPWAPAPDDTEWVDVRSFGAVGDAVADDTSAFRSAAATGKKLFVPAPPVAYKLTGNVEVKNSVYGDGSMPLIRMYGADGDPDQRPTHSIFYIARYQGPGLVINGLHLDGQWDGGTNGEYSMGIYILSSSNVTVQHCNIERAYGDDIFVAAFAEPMSNNIVIENNTLGTPRRCNIAVNGATNVTIRNNQITKTSSYVSAIDLEPDQLGVQYVRGVVIDGNRFDVVAQAYYAGAINLNNPAQNPASGDVSVTHNSGTWTPTAPYMDTVPGSAGLVSVVPSGGIARQPWYNVTATNNTPTP, encoded by the coding sequence ATGAAGAACAGCATCCGTGGAGTCGTCGCGTCCGCAATCGCGGCATTGATCGTGACCGCTGGCTGCAGCGATTCGTCGCTGGTGGATCCCTCGACCGTCCAGTTCGGTGCGGACACGCTCCCTGACCCGTCGCGTGGAGCTCTCGCCGTCACCCCCGCAGACGTCGAGGTCGTGCCCGGCGGAACCCTGGCGTTCTCTGCCTCGTCGGCCGCGACCTGGTCCGTCGCCGAGCCCGAAGGTGGCACGATCGACGAGCGCGGCAGCTACACCGCCCCCCAAGCCGAGGGCACGTACCAGGTGGTCGCCACGAGCCGCGATGGCGTCGGCCAGGCGATCGCGTCGGTGCGCGTCACGCAGGGCGCGCGCCCCACCAGCCCGCCGGCGGACGGCACCACCCCGTGGGCGCCCGCTCCGGATGACACGGAGTGGGTGGACGTGCGGAGCTTCGGGGCGGTCGGCGACGCCGTCGCCGACGACACCTCGGCGTTCCGGAGCGCCGCCGCGACGGGCAAGAAGCTCTTCGTCCCCGCCCCTCCGGTCGCGTACAAGCTGACCGGCAATGTCGAGGTGAAGAACTCCGTCTATGGAGACGGATCGATGCCGCTCATCCGCATGTACGGCGCGGACGGCGATCCCGATCAACGCCCCACTCACAGCATCTTCTACATCGCGAGGTACCAAGGCCCTGGGCTCGTCATCAATGGCCTGCACCTCGATGGCCAGTGGGACGGCGGCACGAACGGCGAGTATTCGATGGGCATCTACATCCTCAGCAGCAGCAACGTGACGGTGCAGCACTGCAACATCGAGCGGGCGTATGGAGATGACATCTTCGTCGCGGCGTTCGCGGAGCCGATGTCGAACAACATCGTCATCGAGAACAACACGCTGGGCACCCCTCGCCGATGCAACATCGCGGTGAACGGCGCCACGAACGTGACGATCCGGAACAACCAGATCACGAAGACCAGCAGCTACGTCAGCGCGATCGATCTCGAGCCCGACCAGCTGGGCGTCCAGTATGTCCGCGGCGTCGTCATCGACGGCAACCGCTTCGACGTGGTGGCGCAGGCCTACTACGCGGGCGCCATCAACCTGAACAATCCCGCCCAGAACCCGGCGTCGGGCGACGTGAGCGTGACCCACAACAGTGGCACCTGGACCCCGACGGCCCCGTACATGGACACGGTCCCCGGGAGCGCCGGCCTCGTCAGCGTGGTGCCGAGCGGCGGCATCGCCAGGCAGCCCTGGTACAACGTCACCGCCACCAACAACACTCCAACCCCTTAG
- a CDS encoding PHP domain-containing protein has translation MARAEYHVHTSASYDSRASPAELVERALAAGLDVVFVTDHDTIDGAVAVQAAAGRRLRVVVGCEFTCDDGSHVIGLGLRDFIAERRVPAVLERLKAQGATIVLPHLFRRGSGIFRDELRRDQDFVRMALSYADAVECFNARDGWEKNQRSQRFALERGLPVVAGSDAHAARELGRVFVEYDEEPFAESLSARRIYFPSQRAVAEAPSRRRAMELVHGSLRRFPALDRSYRALRSRLGRDRPRWANAAPCMQHDLPRATPRAAPREG, from the coding sequence GTGGCGCGCGCCGAGTACCACGTCCACACCTCCGCCTCCTACGACTCGCGGGCCAGCCCCGCGGAGCTCGTCGAGCGCGCGCTCGCCGCCGGCCTCGACGTCGTCTTCGTGACCGATCACGACACCATCGACGGCGCGGTGGCGGTGCAGGCCGCCGCCGGGCGGAGGCTCCGCGTCGTGGTCGGGTGCGAGTTCACCTGCGACGACGGCTCGCACGTGATCGGCCTCGGGCTGCGCGACTTCATCGCCGAGCGGCGCGTCCCCGCCGTGCTCGAGCGCCTCAAGGCGCAGGGCGCGACGATCGTGCTCCCGCACCTGTTCCGGCGCGGCAGCGGCATCTTCCGCGACGAGCTCCGGCGCGATCAGGACTTCGTCCGGATGGCGCTGTCGTACGCGGACGCGGTCGAGTGCTTCAACGCCCGCGACGGCTGGGAGAAGAACCAGCGCAGCCAGCGGTTCGCGCTCGAGCGCGGGCTCCCGGTGGTGGCGGGCAGCGACGCGCACGCCGCGCGCGAGCTCGGCCGCGTGTTCGTCGAGTACGACGAGGAGCCGTTCGCCGAGAGCTTGTCCGCGCGGCGCATCTACTTCCCTTCGCAGCGCGCGGTCGCGGAGGCGCCCTCGAGGCGGAGGGCGATGGAGCTCGTCCACGGATCGCTCCGGCGGTTCCCCGCCCTCGACCGGAGCTACCGCGCGCTGCGGAGCCGGCTCGGACGCGACCGGCCGCGCTGGGCGAACGCCGCGCCCTGCATGCAGCACGATCTCCCGCGCGCGACGCCGCGCGCCGCTCCGCGCGAGGGCTGA
- a CDS encoding polysaccharide biosynthesis/export family protein yields the protein MVFTKRAVMAGVLLAAAACASSGPSERPDPRPDVGEYRIGREDVLEVVVWREPELTRVVPVRPDGKISLPLAGEMEAAGKTPAELQQGLTKALGPYIQDASVAVLVREINGTRVYVLGEVTRPGGFPLRGPMSVVQAIALAGGRTEFAKGDVNWLRQKQDGKTERVKLSFDELVKGEAEGALWLKAGDVLYVP from the coding sequence ATGGTCTTCACGAAGAGGGCAGTGATGGCTGGCGTGCTCCTCGCCGCAGCGGCGTGCGCCTCGTCGGGTCCTTCCGAGCGGCCTGATCCCCGACCCGACGTCGGCGAGTACCGCATCGGGCGCGAGGACGTGCTCGAGGTCGTCGTGTGGCGCGAGCCCGAGCTCACCCGGGTCGTGCCGGTCCGCCCGGACGGGAAGATCTCCCTCCCGCTCGCGGGAGAGATGGAGGCGGCGGGGAAGACGCCCGCGGAGCTTCAGCAGGGCCTCACCAAGGCGCTCGGGCCGTACATCCAGGACGCCTCGGTCGCGGTGCTGGTCCGCGAGATCAACGGGACGCGCGTCTACGTGCTCGGCGAGGTGACTCGCCCCGGCGGGTTCCCGCTGCGAGGCCCGATGAGCGTGGTGCAGGCGATCGCGCTGGCCGGAGGGCGGACCGAGTTCGCCAAGGGCGACGTGAACTGGCTGCGCCAGAAGCAGGACGGGAAGACCGAGCGGGTGAAGCTCTCGTTCGACGAGCTCGTGAAGGGGGAGGCGGAGGGTGCGCTCTGGCTCAAGGCAGGCGACGTCCTCTACGTGCCGTAG
- a CDS encoding glycosyltransferase codes for MPDLPLIAVVDLVTSIGGVQQVTASVWPRLTDRFRVAIIDPYGNPEYARLFRGAGVDRIDLLPPPSRRYIGGHGPARLLALASRAPWLGAAALRLRRWIRGRRPKVLCFNQLPALLLFSRVVPRDTRVVYHAHGIFSAGEVRRLGNVARRCSRVVAVSRAVADAMGDAGIDRGRIEVIHNGVDVDALRKSAASGEALPPRAPGEVVLAHVGVLAPHKQQHVSIDALARLPLRAVLWLCGDVPEGGDAGYGVALRSRAAALGVESRVHFLGWRNDAAHVISRADVAILPSVQESFGMVLAEAMALGKPCVGAKVGGIPEVIEDGVTGRVVPADAAAFAAALDPLVSSAALRHAMGDAGAHRVARLFTLEAQADRLARVLAVALDGALARGPAQRTADTHMHDDACDTARCP; via the coding sequence ATGCCCGATCTGCCGCTCATCGCGGTCGTCGATCTCGTGACGTCGATCGGAGGAGTCCAGCAGGTCACGGCGAGCGTCTGGCCGCGCCTGACCGACCGGTTCCGGGTCGCCATCATCGACCCGTACGGCAACCCGGAGTATGCGCGGCTGTTCCGGGGGGCGGGCGTCGACCGCATCGACCTGCTGCCCCCGCCGAGCCGGCGCTACATCGGTGGCCACGGCCCGGCCAGGCTCCTCGCGCTCGCCTCGCGAGCACCCTGGCTCGGCGCGGCCGCGCTGCGGCTTCGGCGATGGATCCGCGGGCGGCGTCCGAAGGTGCTCTGCTTCAACCAGCTTCCTGCGTTGCTCCTCTTCTCCCGCGTGGTTCCTCGGGATACGCGCGTCGTGTACCACGCGCACGGCATCTTCTCGGCCGGCGAGGTGCGCAGGCTGGGGAACGTTGCGCGGCGGTGCTCCCGTGTGGTCGCGGTCTCGCGCGCGGTCGCCGACGCGATGGGCGACGCTGGCATCGACCGCGGCCGTATCGAGGTCATCCACAACGGCGTCGATGTCGACGCGCTGCGCAAGTCCGCCGCGTCCGGGGAGGCCTTGCCCCCCCGCGCGCCGGGCGAGGTGGTGCTGGCGCACGTCGGCGTGCTCGCGCCGCACAAGCAGCAGCACGTATCGATCGACGCGCTGGCACGGCTGCCGCTTCGCGCGGTTCTGTGGCTGTGCGGCGACGTCCCTGAGGGCGGCGACGCCGGCTACGGGGTGGCGCTCCGCAGCCGCGCAGCGGCCTTGGGGGTCGAATCCCGCGTCCATTTTCTGGGGTGGCGAAATGACGCGGCACACGTCATCTCGCGAGCCGACGTCGCGATCCTCCCTTCCGTTCAGGAGAGCTTCGGGATGGTCCTGGCGGAGGCGATGGCGCTCGGGAAGCCATGCGTCGGCGCGAAGGTCGGCGGAATTCCCGAGGTGATCGAGGATGGAGTGACGGGGAGGGTCGTCCCGGCGGACGCAGCGGCATTCGCCGCGGCCCTCGACCCGCTCGTGAGCTCTGCCGCGCTACGCCATGCGATGGGCGACGCAGGAGCGCACCGCGTCGCGCGCCTCTTCACGCTGGAGGCGCAAGCCGACCGGTTGGCGCGTGTCCTCGCGGTGGCGCTCGACGGAGCCCTCGCCCGGGGTCCCGCGCAGCGCACAGCCGACACTCACATGCACGATGACGCCTGCGACACGGCGAGGTGCCCATGA
- a CDS encoding ATP-grasp domain-containing protein, translating into MANRREGERLTAVVTGVGAPPAISIFKALRQSALHPRVVATDAEPTSVGLFRADAGYVVPRIRDGEEAYLDRLEAICRRERAAIVCFGSEEELRRVAPHARRIEERTGARPIVNAPHNLDAFLDKWGMFVALREKGLPVPDSVLASDGDAVRGFLARHRFPLVLKPRHGSGSKNLFRVKDADELGFLVRYVPEPVLQELLLPDDEEYTVGVYKSPRAGYVGQIVFRRSLAAGLTYKAEVVDDPEIEAVCRQVVEAFDFWGPVNLQLRKTSAGVRVFEINLRFSSSAVMRAYFGFNEPELCLRDLVLGERLAAPEVRPGWALRYWDEVYVSEGEVARVRERGYVEGAPGVKANDL; encoded by the coding sequence GTGGCAAACCGAAGGGAAGGCGAGCGGCTCACCGCGGTCGTGACCGGGGTCGGGGCGCCGCCCGCGATCAGCATCTTCAAGGCGCTGCGCCAGTCGGCCCTCCACCCGCGCGTCGTCGCGACGGACGCGGAGCCGACGTCCGTCGGGCTCTTCCGCGCGGACGCAGGTTACGTCGTCCCGCGGATCCGGGACGGCGAGGAGGCGTACCTCGATCGCCTCGAGGCGATCTGCCGGCGCGAGCGCGCCGCGATCGTGTGCTTCGGGTCCGAGGAGGAGCTGCGCCGCGTGGCGCCGCATGCGCGACGGATCGAGGAGCGGACGGGCGCGAGGCCGATCGTGAACGCGCCGCACAACCTGGACGCGTTCCTCGACAAGTGGGGGATGTTCGTCGCGCTGCGCGAGAAGGGGCTGCCCGTCCCGGACTCCGTCCTCGCGAGCGACGGCGACGCCGTCCGCGGGTTCCTCGCGCGGCACCGCTTCCCCCTCGTGCTGAAGCCGCGGCACGGTTCCGGCTCGAAGAACCTGTTCCGCGTGAAGGACGCCGACGAGCTCGGCTTCCTCGTCCGCTACGTCCCCGAGCCGGTCCTGCAGGAGCTGCTGCTCCCGGACGACGAGGAGTACACGGTCGGCGTCTACAAGAGCCCGCGGGCCGGCTACGTGGGTCAGATCGTGTTCCGCCGGAGCCTCGCCGCGGGGCTCACCTACAAGGCGGAGGTCGTGGACGATCCGGAGATCGAGGCGGTCTGCCGCCAGGTCGTGGAGGCGTTCGACTTCTGGGGGCCGGTGAACCTGCAGCTCCGCAAGACGTCGGCCGGGGTGCGCGTGTTCGAGATCAACCTGCGCTTCTCGAGCTCGGCGGTGATGCGCGCGTACTTCGGGTTCAACGAGCCCGAGCTGTGCCTGCGCGACCTCGTCCTCGGCGAGCGGCTCGCCGCGCCCGAGGTCCGGCCGGGATGGGCGCTCCGGTACTGGGACGAGGTGTACGTCTCGGAGGGAGAGGTCGCGCGGGTGCGGGAGCGCGGGTATGTCGAGGGCGCGCCGGGCGTGAAGGCGAACGATCTCTGA
- a CDS encoding sigma-54 dependent transcriptional regulator, with amino-acid sequence MDNDCTVLVIEDDDDAREALCEFLATAGYRVRPLRNGVEALAAAANSRPDAVLLDLVIPEPDGFEVLRRIRERDPRVPVIVMSALSQAEDVVRAMKLGANDYLPKPFDVSELNLVLRRALEGPGRRPPDVAESRAAATTDPGDGDLLPSAPLSGPMERVWELVSRIADTDVPVLLIGESGVGKDVIARRIHATSHRSGRPFVKINCAALPGELLESELFGHEKGAFTGAHAEKPGKFELAHRGTIFLDEIGEMDPRLQAKLLQVLQDEEFYRVGGKRPVRVDARVVVATNRNLEAAIRQGTFREDLFYRLNVVTIRVPPLRERREEIGPLVRHFVEKYRQRYRGGLEEIPAEVMERFHAYDWPGNVRELENLVRRLVVLRDPAMVLGELGGAPTALSLPGQPTPHAPPVNTAVRSPDAPSLPEDAPLKDVARRAARIAEREAILRALMRTGWNKRKAAKRLQVSYKALLYKIKDCGIVDPRDAATIE; translated from the coding sequence ATGGACAACGATTGCACCGTGCTCGTCATCGAGGACGACGACGACGCCCGCGAGGCGCTCTGCGAGTTCCTGGCGACCGCGGGTTACCGCGTGCGCCCTCTCCGCAACGGGGTGGAGGCGCTCGCCGCCGCCGCGAACTCACGACCCGACGCGGTGCTGCTCGACCTGGTCATCCCCGAGCCCGATGGGTTCGAGGTGCTGCGGCGCATCCGCGAGCGGGACCCGCGGGTGCCCGTGATCGTCATGTCCGCGCTCTCCCAGGCAGAGGACGTGGTGCGCGCGATGAAGCTCGGCGCGAACGACTACCTCCCGAAGCCGTTCGACGTCTCGGAGCTGAACCTGGTGCTGCGGCGCGCGCTCGAGGGCCCCGGACGGCGTCCGCCGGACGTGGCGGAGTCGCGCGCCGCCGCGACGACCGATCCCGGCGACGGCGACCTCCTGCCGAGCGCCCCGCTCTCCGGACCGATGGAGCGCGTCTGGGAGCTGGTGAGCCGGATCGCCGACACCGACGTGCCGGTGCTCCTCATCGGGGAGAGCGGCGTCGGCAAGGACGTCATCGCGCGCCGGATCCACGCGACGAGCCACCGGTCGGGGCGGCCGTTCGTGAAGATCAACTGCGCGGCCCTCCCGGGGGAGCTGCTCGAGAGCGAGCTGTTCGGTCACGAGAAGGGGGCCTTCACCGGGGCCCACGCCGAGAAGCCCGGCAAGTTCGAGCTGGCCCACCGCGGGACCATCTTCCTCGACGAGATCGGCGAGATGGATCCCCGCCTGCAGGCCAAGCTCCTGCAGGTCCTTCAGGACGAGGAGTTCTACCGGGTCGGCGGCAAGCGCCCGGTGCGGGTCGACGCGCGCGTGGTGGTCGCGACGAACCGGAACCTCGAGGCCGCCATCCGGCAGGGGACCTTCCGGGAGGACCTCTTCTACCGGCTGAACGTCGTCACGATCCGGGTGCCGCCGCTTCGGGAGCGCCGCGAGGAGATCGGGCCGCTCGTCCGCCACTTCGTCGAGAAGTACCGCCAGCGGTATCGGGGCGGGCTCGAGGAGATCCCCGCGGAGGTGATGGAGCGGTTCCACGCCTACGACTGGCCGGGCAACGTCCGTGAGCTCGAGAACCTGGTGCGCAGGCTCGTCGTGCTCCGCGACCCGGCGATGGTCCTCGGCGAGCTCGGCGGGGCCCCGACCGCGCTGTCGCTCCCGGGGCAGCCCACGCCCCACGCGCCGCCGGTGAACACGGCCGTTCGTTCCCCGGACGCGCCGTCCCTGCCGGAGGACGCGCCGCTCAAGGACGTCGCGCGGCGCGCCGCGCGCATCGCCGAGCGCGAGGCGATCCTGCGCGCGCTCATGCGCACCGGCTGGAACAAGCGGAAGGCGGCGAAGCGCCTGCAGGTCAGCTACAAGGCGCTCCTCTACAAGATCAAGGACTGCGGGATCGTCGACCCGCGCGACGCAGCGACCATCGAATGA
- a CDS encoding sugar transferase, which yields MARALQLAVKRAADVVGAALLLALLSPLLAVIAVAVRLTSPGEALFRQARAGRGGRTFTILKFRTMVRDAPSSPLGSYCYADDPRITRLGRILRATSLDELPQLVNVLRGDMSFVGPRPDLPHHVARYTLAQRRRLELRPGITGWAQVNGRNDIPWERRIELDLQYIARWSLWLDAVVVVRTVRVLLTGKGVRLPKKVGDTSWQTEGKASGSPRS from the coding sequence GTGGCCCGGGCGCTCCAGCTCGCGGTGAAGCGCGCCGCCGACGTGGTCGGGGCGGCGCTCCTCCTCGCCCTCCTCTCCCCTCTCCTCGCGGTCATCGCCGTCGCCGTGCGGCTGACGTCTCCCGGAGAGGCGCTGTTCCGGCAAGCCCGCGCCGGGCGGGGCGGCCGCACCTTCACGATCCTGAAGTTCCGCACGATGGTACGGGACGCCCCGTCGTCGCCCCTCGGCTCGTACTGCTACGCGGACGACCCGCGCATCACGCGGCTCGGGCGGATCCTGCGCGCGACGAGCCTCGACGAGCTCCCGCAGCTCGTGAACGTGCTGCGCGGCGACATGAGCTTCGTCGGGCCGAGGCCCGACCTCCCGCATCACGTCGCGCGCTACACGCTCGCGCAGCGGCGCCGCCTCGAGCTGCGGCCCGGGATCACCGGGTGGGCGCAGGTGAACGGTCGGAACGACATCCCGTGGGAGCGGCGGATCGAGCTGGACCTGCAGTACATCGCCCGCTGGTCGCTCTGGCTCGACGCCGTCGTGGTCGTGCGGACGGTCCGGGTGCTCTTGACGGGCAAGGGAGTCCGGCTCCCGAAGAAGGTGGGGGACACCTCGTGGCAAACCGAAGGGAAGGCGAGCGGCTCACCGCGGTCGTGA
- a CDS encoding O-antigen ligase family protein, with protein sequence MNALEFTWSDHLEGGARADRRGPVALAARLAILAAIPLACLWWPIGTIPAAGRVTMSDAVLFTLWVLSAWEVLLRAGSGVGSRPIALVLLVVAIGALAGIGAAVTASRTHGTFEFALFMKRFGLAGILPLAAHLFRAQWMASGVRIVTAAAIAAQTLFTLHPSLQAHLVRPENYEDVFLGRATGLLTNPNDLAYSVVSLAILHGAATPWPARARDRALLLLVLAGAGICLVSAASRSGLLGSGALLLFLVLVSRMRFWTKGALVAAAVLTVAVGFASTSVFEQRVSRAYREGRSEENVSSRLGMQWIALRAFVDHPLGVGYTGLEDAGSSVSRKYDLKGSDSVYFDTLLGAGVLGLLGLLWLFWTAWKHVAGEARGDPRSRILQAGILAYLVFGTAAVVPIAVSSAPLFFAIVASASLLSCRVPTGRHPPASRADDDPAVAGAASRA encoded by the coding sequence ATGAACGCGCTCGAATTCACGTGGAGCGACCACCTGGAGGGCGGCGCACGCGCCGATCGGCGTGGCCCGGTCGCGCTCGCGGCGCGCCTCGCGATCCTCGCGGCGATCCCGCTCGCGTGCCTGTGGTGGCCGATTGGGACGATCCCGGCGGCGGGCCGCGTCACCATGAGCGACGCGGTGCTGTTCACGCTGTGGGTGCTCAGCGCGTGGGAGGTCTTGCTCCGAGCGGGATCGGGTGTGGGCTCGAGACCGATCGCGCTCGTCCTGCTCGTCGTGGCCATCGGGGCGCTCGCCGGCATCGGCGCCGCCGTGACCGCGTCCCGGACGCACGGCACGTTCGAGTTTGCGTTGTTCATGAAGCGGTTCGGGCTGGCGGGCATACTGCCGCTGGCGGCGCACCTCTTCCGCGCGCAGTGGATGGCCTCGGGCGTACGGATCGTGACGGCCGCCGCCATCGCCGCGCAGACGCTCTTCACGCTCCATCCGTCGCTGCAGGCTCACCTGGTGCGCCCGGAGAACTACGAGGACGTGTTCCTCGGCCGCGCGACGGGGCTCCTCACCAACCCGAACGACCTCGCCTACAGCGTCGTATCCCTCGCGATCCTGCACGGGGCCGCGACACCATGGCCGGCCCGCGCCCGCGACCGTGCGCTCCTGCTGCTCGTCCTCGCGGGAGCGGGGATCTGCCTCGTCTCCGCCGCGAGTCGCTCGGGGCTGCTCGGCTCGGGCGCGCTGCTCCTCTTCCTCGTTCTCGTATCCCGCATGCGCTTCTGGACCAAGGGTGCCCTCGTCGCTGCGGCCGTCCTGACGGTTGCGGTGGGCTTCGCGTCGACGAGCGTGTTCGAGCAGCGGGTGTCGCGTGCGTACCGCGAGGGTCGCTCGGAGGAGAACGTCAGCTCCCGCCTCGGCATGCAGTGGATCGCGCTCCGGGCCTTCGTCGACCATCCCCTCGGCGTCGGCTACACGGGGCTCGAGGACGCCGGCTCGTCCGTGAGCAGAAAGTACGATCTCAAGGGTTCGGACAGCGTGTACTTCGATACGCTCCTCGGCGCCGGAGTCCTCGGCTTGCTCGGGCTTCTGTGGCTGTTCTGGACGGCGTGGAAGCACGTCGCCGGCGAGGCGCGCGGCGACCCCCGCTCCCGCATCCTGCAGGCCGGTATCCTCGCGTACCTCGTCTTCGGAACCGCAGCCGTGGTCCCCATCGCGGTCTCGTCCGCTCCTCTCTTCTTCGCCATCGTCGCGAGCGCCTCGTTGCTCTCGTGTCGCGTCCCGACCGGCCGGCACCCCCCGGCCTCGAGAGCTGACGACGACCCAGCAGTGGCCGGCGCGGCGTCCCGAGCCTGA